The Deinococcus reticulitermitis DNA window GTGACGGAGGCCGTGGATCGTAATCACGGGGATACCCGCCTTCCTGCAAGCCTTGTGCATCAAGGTCCGCACGCTGTCCGGGTGCCACGCCTCGCCACAGGAGGTGGTGAACACGTGACCCGTCTCTCTCCAGTCTCCGGCCTTGCTCAGCGCCAGGTTGACCTGCCGGTTCCGGTGCTCCTTCAGGAAGGCGAGCGTGTCTGGTGAGAGGCTCAGCAGACGTTTGCTGCTCTCGGTCTTCGGCGTGCTGACCGTCGCTGCGCCATTCACCGTCACGAGGCTCCTATTGATTCGGAGTGTCCCCTTGGTGAGGTCGAGGTCGTCCCACTTCAGCCCAAGCACCTCACCCCGGCGCATCCCTGTCATGAGGGCGAAGACCAGGGCTGCCGTGCCGTAGTCCTCTCGCGTCACCCTGACGAACGCCGCTGCCTCCTCTGGCGTCCAGACCGCGCGCTTCTCTCCGGGCCTGCCCTTATAGCCCAACCGGTCCATCGGGTTGCGGGCCAGCACCTCGTGCATCACGGCTCGGTCGAGTGTGCCGTTCAGGATGACGCGCAGGTGCTTGATGGTGGACGTGGCGTAGCCGTCGTCCTCCAGCGCTTCCTGAAACCGTGCCACGTCCCGCACGGAGAGGTCCTGGAGCCGGATGCTACCGAGTCGCGGCTTGAGATGCTTGCTGATGAGGTGCTCGTAGCCTGCCAGCGTCTTGGGCTTGAGTTCCCGCCTTCTGGCTTCCAGCCACTCGCCCACCGCGTCAGCCACCGTCAACTGATCCGG harbors:
- a CDS encoding tyrosine-type recombinase/integrase; the protein is MPRKAKRGNGRGTVYFEKKNGKWRWQYVIEGERLSGYCATKTQAERELAKVVADRERGLIKRPDQLTVADAVGEWLEARRRELKPKTLAGYEHLISKHLKPRLGSIRLQDLSVRDVARFQEALEDDGYATSTIKHLRVILNGTLDRAVMHEVLARNPMDRLGYKGRPGEKRAVWTPEEAAAFVRVTREDYGTAALVFALMTGMRRGEVLGLKWDDLDLTKGTLRINRSLVTVNGAATVSTPKTESSKRLLSLSPDTLAFLKEHRNRQVNLALSKAGDWRETGHVFTTSCGEAWHPDSVRTLMHKACRKAGIPVITIHGLRHTHTSLMARRGIPVEVISKRLGHAKISTTMDVYRHLYEDELQSGAVDLLELTA